The region ACAGGACGCATAATGATCCCACGACGAAGCAAAGCTTCATTGACTTTAACTGCATCACGAAGCGTGTCAAACATGACGAAGTTACCTTGGGAATGGATGTACGGCAGGCCTAATTCTTCTAATTTCTTGTAGAAGTAATCAAGCCCTTTCCAGCAAATTTGCTGCGAGCGTTGAAGGAATTCTTTATCTTGCAGAGCCGCATTTGCAGCGACTTGCGCTAAATCATTGACATTAAAAGGCTTGCGCACGCGGTTAAACACCTCAACAACAGTTGGAGGGGCAATCATCGCACCCACGCGGAAACCCGCCAGGCCATAGATTTTTGAGAAGGTGCGCAAAACGATTAAATTGTTATATTTGTTAATATAATCCTGAGCAGAAGCGTAATCCTCAGCACGCACAAATTCGTTGTAAGCCTCGTCGAATATGATCATGACGTCATCGCGATTTCCTAAGCGTCCTAAGAAAGATTCAACCTGCTCTTTAGATGCATAGGTCCCCGTTGGATTGTTTGGGTTCGATATAAAAATTAAACGAATGTCGTATTCCTTATGGTGAGCCATGAAATAATCAGCAATGGCGTCCAAATCGAAAGCGAAACCTTCTGTCAAAGGAACCTTATGGATGATCGCGCGATTCGCTCCAGCGCTTACTTCATAAGCATTGAACGCTGCAACTGAGGTCAAAACACCTTGTTTGGGCTCGCAGAAAATGCGAGTTAACAAGTCGATCAGCTCGTCGCTGCCGTTTCCGATAGCCAGCATATTCGTTTGAAAGCCCCAAAGCTTTGAGATTGTTTGTAAAAGCTCATAATGGGAAGGATCTGGGTAAAGATTTTGGTGATCGAGTGCCTTTTTAACAGCTTCCATAGCTTTCGGGCTGGGTCCCAGAGGATTTTCGTTACTCGCCAACTTGTATACTTTCGACAAGCCATATTCACGCTGTGTTTCTGAAATTGGTTTACCCGGCTTGTAAGGTACAAGATTTAAAATTTCTGGAGAAATCTTCACGTAACAATCCTTTTCTTATAGGGACTTCTTTGCTATATCTGATCGCCTAGCTTTAACACATTCTAGTGCGATTTCAATAGAGAGCGTTTAAAAATGCAAAACAGTTTCATGTTCGGGGTAAGTGTTGGTGAATCCTTCGCAGAATACATTCTGTGGGACGGGACTAAAACAATTGCTGCCAAACGCGCCTACCTGTCCCGTGAGAATTTAAAAAATTCTCTTCAACAATTTGTTTCTGCTCACAAGGATAAAGCTGTTTCCAAAGCTTTCGTGAGCTTAAGAATTTCTGAAAAACTCATGGACTATAAACTTTCTGGTGCTGTGGCTCATGTTACGACCGAAGGTTTTGAAAACTGGTTGGAACTTCGTGGTTGCTCGGGTTCGGCGTTAACGTCTGAAGAATTGCATTTCTCTGTTCGCGAAAGAATCCAAGCTTCCGGTCAAGTGGTTCACGCTTTAGCCAATGAAGAGCTTGAAGGCATCGCAGCCAAACTGCAATTGATGGAAATCAAAAAAGTATGCTTGCACTTCCTCCACGCAAACATCAACGCAGTTCACGAAAAACAAGCCCAAGATTTTTTCCAAGCAAAAGGCATCGAAGTTTTCGTCCCTGAAAAAACCGAAAATCAAGACGAAGTCACACGCTGGCGCAAGAACGCTTTAAATGCGACCATTTCAAGCTTGTTCCAAGACCTAAAAAAGGATTTGGTTGAAGGATTTAAAGAATCCGTTTCTGAAGATAAAATCTATTTTATAGGCGCCGAGGGAGAGGTTTTCCAAAATGAAAACCATAAACGTGTGGGCAGTCTTTTCGCCTCTTACAGCGCCCTGGGTTTCCAATACCAAAATGACAATGTCGATGTTCTCCATTTGGGTCTTGAAGACTTCGTCTTGATCTCTCCCAAATCTTGGAGTGCGATCTGGGAAAGTCCTTGGGGCAAAGTTGAAAATCGCAGCCTCGCTATCCGTCAGTTGGCGGTTCAGCCGACGCAAGCTTTGGCACTCAATGATTTTAAACATTTTGATTTCGCTCAACGCTCGGAGGGCTGGGAACCTGGTCCAATGAGTTTCGGCCGAGGACAGAAACCAACGATGATGGATCTGTGGTCTGAGAACGCCAAGCTAGGAAAAACGGAAGGTCTTGAAGACCGCATGGTTGCTGCTGGCGTTCAAAAATTCAAAAACTCTCTGCTGACTTTGATTAAAAATAGTTATGATCGCAATCTGGAAGCGGGCTCGGTGATTAAAGATTTGCAAAGCCTCAGTATGCAAAAAGTGGTGATGGAATCACTGATGCATCGTCAAAATAAAAAAGTAAAAGTCACAGGTCCCCTGGCTGACATGTTTGCCAACGGATTTAAAAAAGACCCGAACGCTTCTTTTGATAAAGAGGATTTCGCTGAAGCTCGCGCCGTGATTGCTGTCGGCACCAATGCGGTCGCCAATACAACTAGCACGAAGGCAAAGGTTTAATTATGTCCTATCAAATCGAACTTTTCCATTCTTTGCTTTCTGACTTCCTTCAAGGTGAAGCAGCCCTGATGACGACTGAAGGTGACGTACTGTCTTTGCGCGGGAGCAATCCCGTTTCTTACGACACCTTGGTGAAAGCGGCTCGCACGGTGACTAAATATTTAAAACTCGCTGAAGGCGATATAGCCCTATTAAATGACCCTTACAGCGGGGGTACCACTCTAGACGAAATTACCTTCATCATGGCCGTTTCCGAAGACTTAGTGTGGGTCAACCGTCGCCCGCTAGGTAAATATCTAAAGCTTGTTAAAAGCGTCGAGGAAGAGGGGCTACGTATTCCTCCCACTCCCCTTCGTCAAAAAGGTCAGTTGAATGAAATGATCTTGGGTGCCATGAGTGCCCATCCCGCTTGTCCACCACAGTTTACGGAATGGGTGAAAGCGCAATGCGCAGAAATGATCGTTAGTGCTCAGAAACTTCACGATACGATTGAAGGTACGGGGCTTTCTGTGACCGGTGACTTAATCGAAGAGTACGTGGGTCTTTCTAAAAAGCTGGCAGTGCAAAGAATTTCTGAAAAAGCTTCCGGCGAAACTCGCGTGGATGTGGTTTTAGATAGCGGCGAATTGCTGCGTCTGAACTTGGAAATTCAAGACGGTAAAGTGGTGATGGATTTTGGGGGCACATCTGCAGCAAAAACGTTGCACCTAACAGAGTCTGCGACTTATGGCGCTTGCTTCCACGCGATCAGCAAGTTTTATGGTTTTGATAAATACTCGA is a window of Bdellovibrio sp. SKB1291214 DNA encoding:
- the hisC gene encoding histidinol-phosphate transaminase; protein product: MKISPEILNLVPYKPGKPISETQREYGLSKVYKLASNENPLGPSPKAMEAVKKALDHQNLYPDPSHYELLQTISKLWGFQTNMLAIGNGSDELIDLLTRIFCEPKQGVLTSVAAFNAYEVSAGANRAIIHKVPLTEGFAFDLDAIADYFMAHHKEYDIRLIFISNPNNPTGTYASKEQVESFLGRLGNRDDVMIIFDEAYNEFVRAEDYASAQDYINKYNNLIVLRTFSKIYGLAGFRVGAMIAPPTVVEVFNRVRKPFNVNDLAQVAANAALQDKEFLQRSQQICWKGLDYFYKKLEELGLPYIHSQGNFVMFDTLRDAVKVNEALLRRGIIMRPVLNYGFKTHMRLSVGLEHENEAAIAALKEVLKEIPVLAGTPIPTV
- a CDS encoding hydantoinase/oxoprolinase N-terminal domain-containing protein translates to MFGVSVGESFAEYILWDGTKTIAAKRAYLSRENLKNSLQQFVSAHKDKAVSKAFVSLRISEKLMDYKLSGAVAHVTTEGFENWLELRGCSGSALTSEELHFSVRERIQASGQVVHALANEELEGIAAKLQLMEIKKVCLHFLHANINAVHEKQAQDFFQAKGIEVFVPEKTENQDEVTRWRKNALNATISSLFQDLKKDLVEGFKESVSEDKIYFIGAEGEVFQNENHKRVGSLFASYSALGFQYQNDNVDVLHLGLEDFVLISPKSWSAIWESPWGKVENRSLAIRQLAVQPTQALALNDFKHFDFAQRSEGWEPGPMSFGRGQKPTMMDLWSENAKLGKTEGLEDRMVAAGVQKFKNSLLTLIKNSYDRNLEAGSVIKDLQSLSMQKVVMESLMHRQNKKVKVTGPLADMFANGFKKDPNASFDKEDFAEARAVIAVGTNAVANTTSTKAKV
- a CDS encoding hydantoinase B/oxoprolinase family protein: MSYQIELFHSLLSDFLQGEAALMTTEGDVLSLRGSNPVSYDTLVKAARTVTKYLKLAEGDIALLNDPYSGGTTLDEITFIMAVSEDLVWVNRRPLGKYLKLVKSVEEEGLRIPPTPLRQKGQLNEMILGAMSAHPACPPQFTEWVKAQCAEMIVSAQKLHDTIEGTGLSVTGDLIEEYVGLSKKLAVQRISEKASGETRVDVVLDSGELLRLNLEIQDGKVVMDFGGTSAAKTLHLTESATYGACFHAISKFYGFDKYSNSGSFSVLQVTKPAGCWLMAKYPASTLKGMTCGVAALQTAIDLALNNIHNKNEKALSSYAPLMLQLNHGASQAFLNIEGGQGATQDHDGQGAHIEGLSIETLERQLPVHVQRMDRRHSNGGKGKYSGGRGLIFKVEALEEIEASWLTDMTLHRPRLPKSCSHGDPCEVTLENGDSTKSLPVLGQQKIHKGEVLSLCSGTGGGYGRAETKVIVE